The following coding sequences lie in one Deltaproteobacteria bacterium genomic window:
- a CDS encoding efflux RND transporter periplasmic adaptor subunit: MADQLSNDLAALRIHRDAGAPGSPWPKRLLVVALVAGAGWAGWTYGKPLLEAKIYKPEVEVTQIIAISPGQAQAKLISTGYVVPQRVTKIGAKTPGRIKEMNVAEGDRIAQGFVIAELEGADLRAQLQSAKARVLTARAQVQTAKAELADATQKAKRERRLATQGVGAAANAEDLEFRVTAVQKQVAAAEAGVRAAEAEVENFAVQIDYLTITAPIAGTVVSKPAQVGELVGVQALALVELADFDSLMVETDVPEGRLHLLEIGSPTEIVLDAYPTTPYAGRVKSITPRVNRAKATVTVKVAFEGAATNVLPDMSARVSFFSEELDPALKNEPTRVIVPANAIAERDGQQVVFVLEDGAVRKAKVQLGEAFGTGFELIDGPPVGAMLVREPDDALEDGQKVKQKGEAT, from the coding sequence ATGGCCGACCAGCTGAGCAACGACCTCGCCGCGCTGCGGATCCACCGTGACGCCGGAGCCCCCGGCTCGCCGTGGCCCAAGCGATTGCTCGTCGTCGCACTGGTCGCGGGCGCGGGCTGGGCCGGATGGACGTACGGCAAGCCCCTGCTCGAGGCCAAGATCTACAAGCCCGAGGTCGAGGTCACCCAGATCATCGCGATCTCCCCCGGCCAAGCCCAGGCCAAGCTCATCTCGACCGGCTACGTCGTGCCGCAGCGCGTCACCAAGATCGGCGCGAAGACGCCCGGCCGCATCAAGGAGATGAACGTCGCCGAGGGCGATCGCATCGCGCAGGGCTTCGTCATCGCCGAGCTCGAAGGCGCCGATCTGCGCGCGCAGCTGCAGAGCGCCAAGGCCCGCGTCCTCACGGCCCGCGCCCAGGTCCAGACCGCCAAGGCCGAGCTCGCCGACGCCACCCAGAAGGCCAAGCGCGAGCGTCGACTCGCGACCCAGGGCGTCGGCGCGGCCGCCAACGCCGAGGACCTCGAGTTCCGCGTGACCGCGGTGCAGAAGCAGGTCGCCGCCGCCGAGGCCGGCGTGCGCGCGGCCGAGGCCGAGGTCGAGAACTTCGCGGTGCAGATCGATTACCTCACCATCACCGCGCCGATCGCCGGCACCGTGGTCAGCAAGCCGGCGCAGGTCGGCGAGCTGGTCGGCGTGCAGGCGCTCGCGCTGGTCGAGCTGGCCGACTTCGACTCGCTCATGGTCGAGACCGACGTGCCCGAGGGCCGCCTGCACCTGCTCGAGATCGGCAGCCCCACCGAGATCGTGCTCGACGCCTACCCGACCACGCCCTACGCCGGTCGCGTCAAGTCGATCACGCCACGGGTCAATCGCGCCAAGGCCACCGTGACCGTGAAGGTCGCGTTCGAGGGCGCCGCGACCAACGTGCTGCCCGACATGAGCGCGCGCGTCAGCTTCTTCTCCGAGGAGCTCGACCCGGCGCTGAAGAACGAGCCGACCCGCGTGATCGTGCCCGCCAACGCCATCGCCGAGCGCGATGGTCAGCAGGTGGTGTTCGTGCTCGAGGACGGCGCGGTGCGCAAGGCCAAGGTGCAGCTCGGTGAGGCGTTCGGCACCGGCTTCGAATTGATCGATGGTCCGCCGGTCGGCGCGATGTTGGTGCGAGAGCCCGACGACGCGCTCGAAGACGGCCAGAAGGTGAAGCAGAAAGGTGAAGCGACATGA